From Litorilinea aerophila, the proteins below share one genomic window:
- a CDS encoding ABC transporter substrate-binding protein: MQPYKYSRRAFLAQLGLVTAGGVLAACAQPAAGPAATTGQQAAPAAGAGAAEVAPGVPRTETLILENPTGRVVPADDFNRWRPGIQSASTGLQQLALDALWYIDPDAGIDGVWDNSLAAEKPIYNEDFTQMTVKLRQGIYWSDGVEFTADDLIYTVDIQKNTPGLAYSGQFAKYVDHMEKPDDYTVVFHLTEPNSRFHGLFTVRWSACFMMPKHIFEQQEDVVAFTFNPPVSLGPYVLKDFDPNGNWYLWERREDWERTTLARFGMPAPKYAMYVAPGPSDKKVMGQTSHDLDVIHDIAPEGMITLARTNPTSRGWFKSFPWAHPDPTLPSVIYNNEKPGLNNRDVRWALTLAIDIVRVAMASYRGAATISAIHVPPTGLYPQYYFDPLQDWLHDFTLDIGGEAYKPYDPDASLRIADEARKALGDMVPTDVNEIRKAIGYGWWKYDLDAAERLMLQAGCSRDANGMWLLPNGEPFKIALLAEGETRPVMNRGAAMIVENWKEFGIDASLDVRDNASRARLALLGEFDAEFGWTIETWGGHPDLFFFLESWHSDFYRPTGENAVGRNRMRWKHPELDRIIEAIQRLDFDDPKGIELGQEFIKLAAHEMPITPIMSYNVFSVCDEYYWEGFPTAENPYTNPVANWANTKYMFVKIRPKQQA, from the coding sequence ATGCAACCCTACAAGTACTCCAGACGCGCTTTTCTGGCCCAACTGGGGCTCGTCACCGCAGGGGGCGTATTGGCCGCCTGTGCCCAGCCGGCCGCCGGCCCAGCCGCCACCACCGGTCAGCAGGCTGCCCCCGCGGCCGGCGCGGGGGCAGCGGAGGTGGCGCCCGGCGTTCCCCGTACCGAAACCCTCATCCTGGAGAACCCCACCGGCCGGGTGGTGCCTGCTGATGACTTCAACCGGTGGCGCCCCGGGATCCAGAGCGCTTCCACCGGCCTGCAGCAGCTGGCCCTGGATGCCCTCTGGTACATCGACCCGGACGCGGGTATCGACGGCGTGTGGGACAACTCCCTGGCCGCGGAGAAGCCCATCTACAACGAGGATTTCACCCAGATGACCGTGAAGCTCCGCCAGGGCATCTACTGGAGCGACGGGGTGGAGTTCACCGCGGATGACCTCATCTACACGGTGGACATTCAAAAGAACACGCCGGGCCTGGCCTACTCCGGCCAGTTTGCCAAGTATGTGGACCACATGGAGAAGCCCGACGACTACACGGTGGTTTTCCACCTCACCGAGCCCAACTCCCGCTTCCACGGGCTCTTCACCGTCCGCTGGAGCGCCTGCTTCATGATGCCCAAGCACATCTTCGAGCAGCAGGAAGACGTGGTGGCCTTCACCTTCAACCCGCCGGTCAGCCTGGGCCCGTACGTCCTCAAGGACTTCGACCCCAACGGCAACTGGTACCTCTGGGAGCGGCGGGAGGACTGGGAGCGCACCACCCTGGCCCGCTTTGGCATGCCGGCGCCCAAATATGCCATGTACGTGGCCCCCGGCCCCAGCGACAAGAAGGTCATGGGGCAGACCAGCCACGACCTGGACGTGATCCACGACATCGCGCCCGAGGGGATGATCACCCTGGCCCGTACCAACCCCACCTCTCGCGGTTGGTTCAAGTCCTTCCCCTGGGCACACCCGGATCCCACCCTGCCCTCGGTGATCTACAACAACGAGAAGCCCGGCCTGAACAACCGGGATGTCCGTTGGGCGTTGACCCTGGCCATCGACATCGTGCGGGTGGCCATGGCCTCCTATCGGGGTGCCGCCACCATCTCGGCCATCCACGTGCCGCCCACCGGCCTCTATCCCCAGTACTACTTCGACCCACTCCAGGACTGGCTGCACGACTTTACCCTGGACATCGGCGGGGAGGCCTACAAGCCCTACGACCCCGATGCCAGCCTGCGCATCGCCGATGAGGCCCGCAAAGCCCTGGGCGACATGGTGCCCACCGACGTCAACGAGATCCGCAAGGCCATCGGCTACGGCTGGTGGAAGTATGACCTGGACGCGGCGGAACGGCTCATGCTCCAGGCGGGCTGCAGCCGGGATGCCAACGGCATGTGGCTGTTACCCAACGGCGAACCCTTCAAGATCGCGTTGCTGGCGGAAGGCGAAACCCGGCCGGTCATGAACCGGGGCGCGGCCATGATCGTGGAAAATTGGAAGGAATTCGGGATCGACGCCAGCCTGGATGTGCGCGATAATGCTTCGCGAGCCCGCCTGGCCCTGCTGGGCGAGTTCGATGCCGAGTTCGGCTGGACCATCGAGACCTGGGGCGGCCATCCCGATCTCTTCTTCTTCCTGGAGTCCTGGCACTCGGACTTCTACCGCCCGACCGGCGAAAATGCGGTGGGCCGTAACCGCATGCGCTGGAAGCATCCAGAGTTGGATCGCATCATCGAGGCCATCCAACGCCTGGACTTCGACGACCCCAAGGGGATCGAACTGGGCCAGGAGTTCATCAAGCTGGCGGCCCACGAGATGCCCATCACGCCCATCATGTCCTACAACGTCTTCTCCGTCTGCGACGAGTACTACTGGGAAGGGTTCCCCACGGCCGAGAACCCCTACACCAATCCGGTGGCCAACTGGGCCAACACCAAGTACATGTTCGTGAAGATTCGGCCTAAGCAGCAGGCATGA
- a CDS encoding ABC transporter permease: MRKFILGYLLPRIGQYFMVIFLGVTLTFIIPRFSPNDPVERQVSQIMMSGSQVSPEAIEHLREALTEMYGLSGSPWQQYWAFWGRLLRGDLGPSLSTFPTPVTKLIADAMPWTLGLLLTAVLISWLLGNLLGGLAGYYTESRIMRAIDVLSQAVRPIPYYIMALVLLAVFAYYIPLFPFSGAYPPGTHVEWSLSFILTVVRHSILPALSLILVGIGGWFIGMRALASNIVSEDYVVYVENAGLPERTIVFNYVIRNALLPQITGLALQLGLIFNGALIMEVVFGYPGMGTLTLQAVMANDYTLIMGITIFSIIGVATSVLILDLIYPLFDPRVRHQ, translated from the coding sequence GTGCGGAAATTCATTCTGGGCTATCTGTTGCCCCGTATCGGTCAGTATTTCATGGTCATCTTTCTTGGGGTGACCCTGACGTTCATCATCCCCCGTTTTTCCCCCAACGACCCGGTGGAGCGCCAGGTGAGCCAGATCATGATGAGCGGCTCCCAGGTCAGCCCGGAGGCCATCGAACATCTGCGGGAAGCGCTCACCGAGATGTACGGCCTGTCTGGCAGTCCGTGGCAACAGTACTGGGCCTTCTGGGGGCGCCTCCTGCGGGGGGACCTGGGGCCTTCCCTCTCCACCTTTCCCACCCCGGTCACCAAGCTGATTGCCGACGCCATGCCCTGGACCCTGGGCCTGCTGCTGACGGCGGTCCTCATCTCGTGGCTGTTGGGCAACCTGCTGGGGGGGCTGGCCGGCTACTATACCGAGAGCCGGATCATGCGGGCCATTGACGTCCTCAGCCAGGCCGTCCGCCCCATCCCCTACTACATCATGGCCCTGGTGTTGCTGGCCGTCTTCGCCTACTATATTCCCCTCTTTCCCTTCAGCGGCGCTTACCCGCCGGGTACCCATGTGGAGTGGAGCCTCAGTTTCATCCTGACCGTGGTGCGACATTCCATTCTGCCGGCCCTGAGCCTGATTCTGGTTGGGATCGGCGGCTGGTTTATCGGCATGCGCGCCCTGGCCTCCAACATCGTTTCGGAAGACTACGTCGTCTACGTGGAAAATGCCGGCCTCCCGGAACGGACCATCGTCTTCAACTACGTCATCCGCAACGCGCTCCTGCCCCAAATCACCGGGCTGGCCCTCCAGCTGGGCCTGATCTTCAACGGCGCGCTGATCATGGAGGTGGTCTTCGGCTATCCGGGCATGGGGACGTTGACCCTCCAGGCGGTGATGGCCAACGACTACACCCTGATCATGGGCATCACCATTTTCTCCATCATCGGTGTGGCCACCTCGGTGTTGATCCTGGACCTGATCTACCCCCTCTTCGACCCACGGGTGCGCCATCAGTGA
- a CDS encoding ABC transporter permease, giving the protein MFTTLRDLLKYDGRFRIAFIFLLAVLCLALLTLVSPYDPSRTYLVPPDMPPSLEYPFGTNSRGQDIFWWMAFAVRNSLLLGLLTAAVSRVIAVLVGLTAGYRGGMADRLLMSINDSFVVMPVLPILILLSFLMRGQLNLVMLGVLMGVFGWPWDARLIRAQVLSLKERPFTQTAVYSGTNAFWITIHEHLPFVLPVVFATTINNLIWAIGMEVTLSVLGLSDVTLPTIGTTIFWANQHQALVFGAWWWLAAPVLVAIILFLGLYLFFSSVNEYIDPRTRLRLIGG; this is encoded by the coding sequence ATGTTTACGACATTGCGGGATTTACTGAAGTATGACGGCCGCTTTCGCATCGCCTTTATTTTTCTGCTGGCCGTCCTCTGCCTGGCCCTGCTGACGCTGGTTTCCCCCTACGATCCCAGCCGGACGTACCTGGTGCCCCCGGACATGCCCCCGTCCCTGGAATATCCCTTCGGCACCAACTCCCGCGGCCAGGACATCTTCTGGTGGATGGCCTTTGCCGTTCGCAATTCGTTGTTGTTGGGCCTCTTGACCGCCGCCGTCTCCCGGGTCATCGCGGTCCTGGTCGGGCTGACGGCCGGCTACCGGGGCGGCATGGCCGATCGGCTGCTCATGTCCATCAACGACAGCTTTGTGGTCATGCCGGTGCTTCCCATCCTGATCCTGCTCAGTTTTCTGATGCGGGGCCAGCTCAACCTGGTGATGTTGGGCGTCCTCATGGGCGTGTTCGGCTGGCCGTGGGATGCCCGCCTGATCCGGGCCCAGGTGCTGAGCCTGAAGGAACGGCCCTTCACCCAGACGGCCGTCTACTCCGGCACCAACGCCTTTTGGATCACCATCCACGAGCACCTGCCCTTTGTGCTGCCGGTGGTCTTCGCCACCACCATCAACAACCTCATCTGGGCCATCGGCATGGAGGTCACCCTCAGCGTCCTCGGCCTGTCCGATGTGACTTTGCCCACCATCGGCACCACCATCTTCTGGGCCAACCAGCACCAGGCCCTGGTCTTCGGCGCCTGGTGGTGGCTGGCGGCGCCGGTGTTGGTGGCCATCATCCTTTTCCTGGGGCTCTACCTCTTCTTCTCCAGCGTCAACGAATACATCGACCCGCGCACCCGGCTCAGGCTGATTGGAGGCTGA
- a CDS encoding ABC transporter ATP-binding protein, producing the protein MTPLLEVEDLRAYYRTEVYGISRTVRAVDGVSFQLERNEIYGIAGESSCGKTTLIKVISGTIKPPLRVESGRVCYHFEGRDVDILHTDRDELRTQVRWKEISYVMQGSMSVLNPVRRIIRTFEDIVGTHQGIPDRRAFLEHVREHVKTLGLPPDILNLYPHQLSGGMRQRVAIALATIFHPSLIIADEPTTALDVVVQRGVLQMLKDIQAESGNTVLLVTHDLAVHANVADRVAVMYAGRIVEEAPTEVIFEAPRHPYAQHLIQSLPVIGDKSSKGSLSGAPPNLANPPSGCRFHPRCPHAMDICRQRVPEMLTVGPRHRVACHLVEEAA; encoded by the coding sequence ATGACACCGCTGCTGGAAGTCGAAGACCTGCGGGCCTACTATCGGACGGAAGTCTACGGCATCTCCCGGACCGTCCGGGCCGTGGATGGCGTCTCGTTTCAACTGGAACGGAACGAGATCTACGGCATCGCCGGGGAGTCGAGCTGTGGCAAGACGACCCTGATCAAGGTCATCTCCGGGACCATCAAGCCGCCCCTCCGGGTGGAGTCGGGCCGGGTCTGTTACCATTTTGAAGGCCGGGACGTGGACATCCTGCACACGGATCGGGATGAGCTCCGTACCCAGGTGCGCTGGAAGGAGATCTCCTACGTGATGCAGGGATCCATGAGCGTCCTCAACCCCGTCCGCCGCATCATTCGCACCTTCGAGGACATCGTGGGGACCCACCAGGGGATCCCCGACAGGCGGGCTTTCCTGGAGCACGTGCGAGAGCATGTCAAGACCCTGGGCCTGCCGCCGGACATCCTCAACCTCTATCCCCACCAGCTTTCGGGCGGCATGCGCCAGCGGGTGGCCATCGCCCTGGCCACCATCTTTCATCCCAGCCTGATCATCGCAGACGAGCCCACCACTGCGTTGGATGTGGTGGTGCAGCGGGGCGTTTTGCAGATGCTCAAGGACATCCAGGCCGAAAGCGGCAACACCGTCCTGCTGGTGACCCACGACCTGGCCGTCCATGCCAACGTGGCGGACCGGGTGGCGGTGATGTATGCGGGCCGGATTGTGGAAGAAGCGCCCACCGAGGTGATCTTCGAGGCCCCCCGGCACCCCTACGCCCAGCACCTGATCCAATCCCTGCCCGTCATCGGCGACAAGTCCAGCAAGGGGAGCCTCAGCGGTGCGCCGCCCAACCTGGCCAACCCGCCCAGTGGCTGCCGCTTCCACCCCCGTTGCCCCCATGCCATGGACATCTGCCGCCAGCGGGTGCCGGAAATGCTCACCGTGGGGCCGCGCCATCGGGTCGCCTGCCATCTCGTGGAGGAGGCCGCATGA
- a CDS encoding ABC transporter ATP-binding protein has product MTDTTKLLDVQHVTVEFHTGGLLSGTRLLAVNDVSFALDSRRPEIFTLAGESGSGKTTLARLLLHDLEPTRGQVLFEGRDLRTIKGRRDQMAFMKKVQPVFQNPFETFSPLRRVEEYLFDTARNFRGVRRRRDAAPIVDEALRQVGLSLEEISRRYPHELSGGQIQRISVARALIPQPRLILADEPVSMVDASLRMSIVNLFRKLRDEQQVSVVYITHDLATAYYISDRIAIMLRGRIVEIGPVEAVLDRPLHPYTQLLKESVPKPRPQERGVWTRHIDLGTMEVKEYGRVGCKFAGRCPHVMDICRRADPPDVAVEGRTVKCFLYTEDTAQEASAPAQPVKTGIP; this is encoded by the coding sequence ATGACCGACACCACCAAGCTGCTGGACGTCCAACATGTTACGGTGGAGTTCCACACCGGCGGCCTGCTGAGCGGAACCCGCCTCCTGGCTGTCAACGACGTCTCTTTCGCCCTGGACAGCCGTCGGCCGGAGATCTTTACCCTGGCCGGCGAGAGCGGCAGCGGCAAGACCACCCTGGCCCGCCTCCTCCTCCACGACCTGGAGCCTACCCGGGGCCAGGTCCTCTTCGAGGGCCGGGACTTGCGCACCATCAAGGGGCGCCGGGATCAGATGGCCTTCATGAAGAAGGTCCAGCCCGTCTTCCAAAACCCCTTTGAAACCTTTAGCCCCCTGCGCCGGGTGGAGGAGTACCTTTTCGACACCGCCCGGAACTTCCGGGGCGTTCGCAGGCGCCGGGACGCTGCCCCCATCGTGGACGAGGCCCTGCGGCAGGTGGGGCTCTCGCTGGAGGAGATCAGCCGCCGTTATCCCCATGAGCTCTCCGGCGGCCAGATCCAGCGCATCTCGGTGGCCCGGGCCCTCATCCCCCAGCCCCGCCTCATCCTGGCCGACGAGCCCGTCTCCATGGTGGACGCTTCCCTGCGCATGTCCATCGTCAACCTCTTCCGCAAGCTGCGGGACGAGCAGCAGGTGAGCGTGGTCTACATCACCCACGACCTGGCCACGGCCTACTACATCAGCGACCGCATCGCCATCATGTTGCGAGGACGCATCGTGGAGATCGGGCCGGTGGAGGCCGTGCTGGACCGGCCCCTGCACCCCTACACCCAACTGCTGAAAGAGTCGGTGCCCAAGCCCCGGCCCCAGGAGCGGGGCGTGTGGACCAGGCACATCGACCTGGGCACCATGGAGGTGAAAGAGTACGGCCGTGTCGGCTGTAAGTTTGCCGGCCGCTGCCCCCATGTCATGGACATCTGCCGCCGGGCCGACCCGCCGGACGTGGCCGTGGAGGGGCGGACGGTCAAGTGTTTCCTCTACACCGAAGACACCGCGCAGGAGGCATCCGCCCCTGCCCAACCCGTGAAGACAGGGATCCCATGA
- a CDS encoding alpha-N-arabinofuranosidase, with translation MNEITLDTRLAKHTISRHIYGHFAEHLGRCIYEGIWVGEDSSIPNVRGIRSDVVEALRKIRVPVLRWPGGCFADEYHWMDGIGPREQRPTMINTHWGGVVENNHFGTHEFMDLCEQLGCEPYICGNVGSGTVQEMSQWVEYITFDGISPMANLRRANGREKPWRLKYFGVGNENWGCGGHMRAEYYADLYRRYALYARNYGDNRLYRIACGPRNDDYHWTEVLMEQAGSDRWPGGPYMDGLALHYYTSVRRLPDGSREGSATQFDEAGWIEIIAKGLTMEELVRRHSTIMDKYDPQKKVALIVDEWGTWYAVEPGTHPRFLYQQNTMRDALVAATTLDIFNRHCERVHMANIAQMVNVLQAMILTQGEKILLTPTYHVFALYTVHHDATHVPVDIQSERYELGDYSIPALSASASVNQEGVLHITLSNANPRKAMPVTLYVRGLPVRQAQGQVLRSDAMQAHNTFEQPNAVSPQPFQEIQLAGETVTVHMPPMSVVALALRE, from the coding sequence ATGAACGAGATCACACTGGATACCAGGCTGGCGAAACACACCATCAGCCGCCACATCTACGGCCACTTTGCCGAGCATCTGGGCCGCTGCATCTACGAGGGCATCTGGGTGGGCGAGGACTCGTCCATTCCCAACGTCCGGGGCATCCGCAGCGACGTGGTGGAGGCCCTGCGCAAGATCCGGGTGCCGGTGTTGCGCTGGCCTGGTGGCTGCTTCGCCGACGAGTACCACTGGATGGATGGCATCGGCCCCCGGGAACAACGCCCCACCATGATCAACACCCACTGGGGGGGCGTGGTGGAAAACAACCACTTCGGCACCCATGAGTTCATGGATCTGTGCGAGCAGTTGGGCTGCGAACCCTACATCTGCGGCAACGTGGGCAGCGGCACAGTCCAGGAAATGTCCCAGTGGGTGGAGTACATCACCTTTGACGGCATCAGCCCCATGGCGAACCTGCGCCGGGCCAACGGCCGGGAAAAGCCCTGGCGGCTGAAATATTTCGGCGTGGGCAACGAAAACTGGGGCTGTGGCGGCCACATGCGGGCCGAGTACTACGCCGACCTCTACCGGCGCTACGCGCTCTATGCCCGCAACTACGGCGACAACCGACTCTACCGCATCGCCTGTGGCCCCCGCAACGACGACTACCACTGGACCGAGGTGTTGATGGAGCAGGCGGGCAGCGACCGCTGGCCTGGCGGCCCCTACATGGACGGCCTGGCCCTCCACTACTACACCTCGGTGCGCCGCCTGCCCGACGGTTCCCGGGAAGGCTCCGCCACCCAGTTCGACGAGGCGGGCTGGATCGAGATCATCGCCAAGGGGCTGACCATGGAGGAGCTGGTGCGCCGGCACAGCACCATCATGGACAAGTACGACCCCCAGAAAAAGGTGGCCCTCATCGTGGACGAGTGGGGCACCTGGTATGCGGTGGAGCCCGGCACCCACCCCCGTTTCCTCTATCAGCAAAATACCATGCGGGATGCCCTGGTGGCTGCCACCACCCTGGACATCTTCAACCGCCACTGCGAGCGGGTCCACATGGCCAACATCGCCCAGATGGTCAACGTGCTCCAGGCCATGATCTTGACCCAGGGGGAGAAGATCCTGCTGACGCCCACCTACCACGTCTTTGCCCTCTACACCGTGCACCACGACGCCACCCACGTGCCGGTGGACATCCAGAGCGAACGCTACGAGCTGGGCGATTACAGCATCCCGGCCCTGTCCGCCTCGGCTTCGGTGAACCAGGAGGGCGTGCTGCACATCACCCTCAGCAACGCCAACCCCCGCAAGGCCATGCCGGTCACCCTCTACGTGCGCGGCCTGCCGGTGCGCCAGGCCCAGGGGCAGGTCCTGCGCAGCGACGCCATGCAGGCCCACAACACCTTCGAACAGCCCAATGCCGTCAGCCCACAACCCTTCCAGGAGATCCAGCTCGCGGGGGAGACGGTCACCGTCCACATGCCCCCCATGTCCGTGGTTGCCCTGGCCCTGCGGGAGTAG
- the arfA gene encoding arabinosylfuranosidase ArfA, with the protein MNETARITLHPELTIGAVDPRLYGSFIEHLGRAVYGGIYEPDHPAADEEGFRTDVLELVQELNVPIVRYPGGNFVSGYNWEDGVGPKEERPRRLELAWRTIETNQFGTNEFMAWCRKAHTEPMLAVNLGSRGLDAARNLVEYCNHPAGTYWSDLRRRHGYPEPHKVKVWCLGNEMDGPWQIGHKTADEYGRLAVETAKVMKWVDPTIELVACGSSNRKMPTYPQWEATVLEHTYEHVEYLSLHTYYGNRNGNTANFLAKSLDMDRFIAEVAGICDYVQAKKRSKKKLYLSFDEWNVWYHSNAADRQLEPWQIAPPQLEDIYTFEDALLVGCMLITLLKHADRVKIACLAQLVNVIAPIMTANGGPAWRQTIYYPFYHAARYGHGQALHLAPGSPVYHDDEFDAVPYLEAVATYDEAGEVLTVFAVNRHLEEPLPLVGDARHFAGYRVVEHITLTHPDLKATNTRECPDRVVPQANGNATLQEGRLEALLPAASWNVIRLARR; encoded by the coding sequence ATGAATGAGACCGCACGTATCACCCTGCATCCCGAGTTGACCATCGGCGCGGTGGACCCGCGCCTCTACGGTTCCTTCATCGAACACCTGGGCCGGGCGGTGTACGGAGGCATCTACGAGCCGGACCATCCCGCAGCCGATGAGGAAGGCTTCCGCACCGACGTGCTGGAGCTGGTGCAGGAACTCAACGTCCCCATCGTCCGCTACCCGGGGGGCAACTTCGTCTCAGGCTACAACTGGGAGGACGGCGTCGGCCCTAAGGAGGAGCGCCCCCGCCGGCTGGAGCTGGCCTGGCGCACCATCGAGACCAACCAGTTTGGCACCAACGAATTCATGGCCTGGTGTCGCAAGGCCCACACCGAGCCCATGCTCGCGGTCAACCTGGGCTCTCGGGGGTTGGACGCGGCCCGCAACCTGGTGGAATATTGCAACCACCCCGCCGGCACCTACTGGAGTGACCTGCGCCGCCGCCACGGATACCCGGAACCCCACAAGGTCAAAGTCTGGTGCCTGGGCAACGAGATGGACGGCCCCTGGCAGATCGGCCACAAGACCGCCGACGAGTACGGCCGGCTGGCCGTGGAGACGGCCAAGGTCATGAAGTGGGTGGATCCGACCATCGAGCTGGTGGCCTGCGGCAGCTCCAACCGCAAGATGCCCACCTACCCCCAGTGGGAGGCCACGGTGCTGGAGCACACCTACGAGCACGTGGAGTACCTCTCCCTGCACACCTACTACGGCAACCGCAACGGCAACACCGCCAACTTCCTGGCCAAATCCCTGGACATGGACCGCTTCATCGCCGAGGTGGCCGGCATCTGCGACTACGTCCAGGCCAAGAAGCGCAGCAAGAAGAAGCTCTACCTTTCCTTTGACGAGTGGAACGTCTGGTACCACTCCAACGCCGCGGACCGGCAGTTGGAGCCGTGGCAGATCGCACCGCCCCAGTTGGAGGATATCTACACCTTCGAGGATGCCCTGCTGGTGGGGTGTATGCTCATCACCCTGCTCAAACATGCGGACCGGGTGAAGATCGCGTGCCTGGCCCAACTGGTCAACGTCATCGCACCCATCATGACCGCCAACGGCGGCCCGGCCTGGCGCCAGACCATCTACTACCCCTTCTACCACGCGGCCCGCTACGGCCATGGCCAGGCCCTGCACCTGGCCCCCGGCTCGCCCGTCTACCACGACGACGAGTTCGACGCCGTCCCCTACCTGGAGGCAGTGGCTACCTACGACGAGGCCGGCGAGGTCCTGACCGTCTTCGCGGTCAACCGCCACCTGGAGGAGCCGCTGCCCCTGGTGGGCGATGCCCGTCATTTTGCCGGGTATCGGGTGGTGGAACACATCACCCTGACCCATCCCGATCTCAAGGCCACCAATACCCGGGAGTGCCCCGACCGGGTGGTGCCCCAGGCCAACGGCAACGCCACCCTGCAGGAGGGCCGCCTGGAGGCCCTGTTGCCCGCAGCCTCCTGGAACGTCATTCGCCTGGCCCGCAGATGA
- a CDS encoding acetolactate synthase large subunit: MNGAQSLIQTLVDGGVEVCFTNPGTSEMHFVAALDTVPGMRAVLGLFEGVCTGAADGYARMAGKPAVTLLHLGPGLGNGLANLHNARRAHSPVVNIVGEHATYHIQHDAPLTSDIQAIAGAVSGWVHTCRDADSVAADAAAALAAALQPPGQVATLILPADCAWSPVGRATPPPPVPRPAPRPVDPATVDQVARILRSGQRTALLLTGPAVTDPGLELAARIGQATGARVIGNRANARLQRGAGRPVLPRLPYPPPQARAMLADLQHLILVGAQPPVAFFAYPDQPSLLAPPECTLHTLATLEEDILAALDALAEAVAAPAYTGPRYPAERPPLPTGELTLEKVWRSVAALMPEEAIVSDESITSGRNAEAWTLGAPPHDWLSVMGGAIGQGLPVATGAAVACPDRRVLAMEADGSAMYTLQALWTQAREGLDVVTVLFNNGAYAILQGELRRVGAEAGGPKAGALLDLTAPAIDWVALARGMGVPASRPTSAEEFNRVLSAALAEPGPHLIEVQVKGPGSGSG, encoded by the coding sequence ATGAACGGTGCCCAGAGCCTGATCCAGACCCTGGTGGACGGCGGGGTGGAGGTATGTTTCACCAATCCCGGCACGTCGGAGATGCACTTTGTGGCCGCGCTGGACACAGTGCCCGGCATGCGGGCGGTGTTGGGCCTCTTCGAAGGGGTCTGCACCGGCGCGGCGGACGGCTATGCGCGCATGGCCGGTAAACCGGCCGTCACCCTGCTTCACCTGGGGCCCGGGCTGGGCAACGGGCTGGCCAACCTCCACAACGCCCGGCGGGCCCACTCGCCGGTGGTCAACATCGTGGGCGAACACGCCACGTATCACATCCAGCACGACGCCCCCCTCACCTCTGACATCCAGGCCATTGCCGGCGCGGTCTCCGGCTGGGTGCACACCTGTCGGGATGCCGACAGCGTGGCAGCGGACGCCGCAGCCGCCCTGGCCGCGGCCCTCCAGCCGCCGGGCCAGGTGGCCACCCTCATCCTGCCCGCCGACTGCGCCTGGTCCCCGGTGGGGCGGGCCACGCCACCGCCGCCCGTCCCGCGGCCGGCTCCCCGGCCGGTGGATCCGGCCACCGTCGACCAGGTGGCCCGGATCTTGCGCAGCGGCCAGCGGACGGCGTTGCTTCTCACCGGCCCGGCGGTGACCGACCCCGGCCTGGAGCTGGCAGCGCGCATCGGCCAGGCCACAGGCGCCCGGGTCATCGGCAACCGGGCCAACGCCCGCCTGCAGCGAGGAGCGGGACGGCCGGTGCTCCCCCGGCTGCCCTACCCGCCGCCCCAGGCCCGGGCCATGCTGGCCGACCTCCAGCACCTGATCCTGGTGGGCGCGCAGCCGCCCGTCGCCTTCTTCGCCTATCCGGACCAGCCCAGCCTGCTGGCGCCGCCCGAGTGCACGCTCCACACCCTGGCCACCCTGGAGGAGGACATCCTGGCCGCGCTGGATGCCCTGGCCGAGGCCGTGGCCGCGCCCGCCTACACCGGCCCCCGCTATCCGGCGGAACGTCCTCCCTTGCCCACCGGCGAGCTTACCCTGGAGAAGGTCTGGCGCAGTGTGGCGGCCCTCATGCCCGAGGAAGCCATTGTATCAGATGAATCCATCACCTCGGGGCGCAACGCGGAGGCGTGGACCCTGGGCGCGCCCCCCCACGACTGGCTCAGCGTCATGGGCGGGGCCATCGGCCAGGGGCTACCTGTGGCCACCGGCGCGGCCGTGGCCTGTCCCGACCGCCGGGTGCTGGCCATGGAGGCCGATGGGTCGGCCATGTACACCCTGCAGGCCCTGTGGACCCAGGCCCGGGAAGGGTTGGATGTGGTCACGGTGCTTTTCAACAATGGCGCGTATGCCATTTTGCAGGGAGAATTGCGGCGGGTTGGCGCGGAGGCAGGGGGGCCCAAGGCCGGGGCGCTGCTGGATCTGACGGCGCCGGCCATCGATTGGGTGGCCCTGGCCCGGGGGATGGGCGTGCCGGCCAGCCGGCCCACCAGCGCGGAGGAGTTCAACCGGGTCCTCTCCGCCGCACTGGCAGAGCCCGGCCCCCACCTCATCGAAGTGCAGGTGAAAGGGCCGGGCTCCGGTTCAGGTTAA